One part of the Gemmatimonadaceae bacterium genome encodes these proteins:
- a CDS encoding ABC transporter substrate-binding protein yields the protein MTVLLPGDESTIWSDAPQFLLFLPLVARNEKGEVEGRLARSWEHSPDYRSWTIHLRTDVRWHDGVPVTAHDAAFTLELHRRAWLQGARVYSVAVLDDSTYTLTYHRRGPGSPLDEWMVYLPKHLLEGLDPDKYASWEFWKAPVGNGPYRFVRRIPNTAMIFEANPEYYRGRPRIDRVIVKLAPEPSTTELVSGNVDAVAYVNPGSLLQLKADARFHAYSSFARGGVFTAVYWNHRHAAFRDPRVRRALTLAIDRRELHRVGNLPETTPVFDVIFTERQLDRGELPAPLPYDTVEAARLLDEAGWRDTDGDGVRDRAGRQFHFSLLMMTGGWTAGTSRHQAALFIQSQLRRVGIRMEILSMDMLAGRDRWRRGEFDAAIVTSLGGENANPIIFGKKSLLGYANLRVGDLLERTTTSMNPDERDSIYRELWPIFQAEIPMTPLYPAQWTYVVHRRVRGLSSPFRSDPLWYMDELWVEEDGQR from the coding sequence GTGACCGTCCTCCTCCCCGGCGACGAGAGTACAATCTGGAGCGACGCGCCCCAGTTCCTCCTCTTTCTCCCGCTCGTGGCCCGGAACGAGAAGGGCGAGGTGGAAGGACGACTGGCGCGGAGCTGGGAGCACTCGCCCGATTATCGCAGCTGGACAATTCATCTTCGAACCGACGTCCGCTGGCACGATGGAGTGCCGGTCACCGCTCACGACGCCGCCTTTACGCTGGAGCTCCATCGCCGCGCCTGGCTGCAGGGCGCACGAGTCTATTCGGTCGCGGTCCTCGACGACAGCACCTATACGCTGACCTACCACCGCCGAGGACCTGGCAGCCCGCTGGACGAGTGGATGGTCTACCTCCCGAAGCATCTCCTGGAGGGGCTCGACCCGGACAAATACGCCAGTTGGGAATTCTGGAAAGCGCCGGTGGGCAACGGCCCATATCGCTTCGTTCGGAGGATACCGAACACCGCAATGATTTTCGAGGCAAACCCCGAGTACTACCGCGGGCGCCCCCGCATCGATCGGGTGATCGTCAAGCTCGCGCCGGAGCCGTCAACCACGGAACTGGTGAGCGGCAACGTGGACGCCGTCGCCTACGTGAACCCCGGCAGTCTACTTCAGCTGAAGGCCGACGCCCGGTTCCACGCGTATTCCTCCTTCGCGCGCGGCGGCGTATTCACCGCCGTCTACTGGAACCATCGGCACGCGGCCTTCCGGGATCCGCGAGTCCGCAGAGCCCTGACTCTGGCCATTGATCGGCGTGAGCTGCACCGCGTCGGGAATCTGCCCGAGACAACGCCTGTCTTCGACGTGATCTTCACCGAGCGGCAGCTTGACCGCGGCGAGCTCCCGGCACCGCTACCATATGATACCGTGGAGGCTGCCCGTCTCCTGGACGAAGCCGGGTGGCGCGACACCGATGGCGATGGGGTCCGCGACCGCGCCGGCCGACAGTTTCACTTCAGCCTGCTCATGATGACAGGCGGGTGGACGGCGGGGACATCCCGGCACCAGGCGGCTCTCTTCATCCAGTCGCAGCTGCGTCGTGTGGGAATCCGCATGGAGATTCTCAGCATGGACATGCTGGCGGGACGGGATCGGTGGCGACGGGGTGAGTTCGACGCCGCGATCGTGACGAGCCTGGGCGGCGAGAACGCAAACCCCATCATCTTTGGCAAGAAATCGCTGCTCGGTTACGCGAATCTGAGAGTAGGCGATCTTCTCGAACGTACAACGACGAGCATGAACCCCGATGAGCGGGACAGCATTTACCGGGAGCTGTGGCCGATCTTCCAGGCCGAGATTCCCATGACTCCTCTCTATCCCGCGCAGTGGACGTACGTGGTCCATCGTCGCGTCCGGGGGCTCAGCTCGCCCTTCCGGTCCGATCCCCTCTGGTACATGGACGAGCTATGGGTGGAGGAGGACGGCCAGCGATGA
- a CDS encoding ABC transporter substrate-binding protein — protein sequence MMRVRRAASARLKFGLCVCFVALASIQCSRGDRSQTRGSAFTVLHPSDERTWPRSLAFLELALPDENGKWQGRLAKSWAHSPDFRTWTYYLRTNVRWHDGVRVTAHDVKFTFELISHPDVLQRAPGSYTTVVPDDSTFVITYSGGSIPTEPEHWPVILPKHLLKDLAPSGFRNWDFWTRPVGNGPYRYVRHVPKTFMEFEANPDYALTKPKINRVIVKFGPPSVTELMSGNVDAVSHFVRSDVVTIKNDPRFRVYYEVWDDIKSIQTILWNQRNPLFRDSRARRALTLAINRRELLRVLDMWENLPIVDGVYTERQYWQGELPKALPYDRVQASELLDQAGWRDRDASGIRERDGREFSFSLIVTPRWEAAAVYVQAQLRQVGVRVNIVRLENLALRARLEGGQFDAAIAGFSMTVDELDQKVLGSSSDIGYRNPRVTQLLNAARNARDADELDDAFVRLSAAIAEDLPFTILALNVETYVAHRRVKGMSSPFRANPLWAAEHLWIEDDP from the coding sequence ATGATGCGTGTTCGCCGCGCGGCATCGGCGCGTTTGAAGTTCGGCCTCTGCGTTTGCTTCGTCGCGCTTGCAAGTATCCAATGCAGCCGAGGCGACCGAAGCCAGACCCGCGGCTCGGCTTTCACGGTGCTTCATCCGAGTGACGAGCGGACCTGGCCGCGCTCCCTCGCCTTCCTCGAGCTCGCGCTTCCGGACGAGAACGGGAAATGGCAGGGCCGGTTGGCAAAGAGCTGGGCACACTCTCCTGATTTCCGGACGTGGACTTATTACCTGCGCACGAACGTGCGGTGGCACGACGGAGTGCGCGTTACGGCGCACGATGTCAAGTTCACGTTCGAACTGATCAGTCACCCCGACGTTTTGCAGCGAGCGCCGGGATCTTATACGACAGTCGTTCCCGATGACAGCACGTTTGTCATCACGTACAGCGGCGGCTCTATCCCGACCGAACCGGAGCACTGGCCCGTCATCCTGCCGAAACATCTCCTGAAAGACCTCGCTCCATCAGGGTTCCGCAACTGGGACTTCTGGACGCGCCCGGTTGGCAACGGTCCATATCGCTACGTCCGGCATGTGCCCAAGACGTTCATGGAGTTCGAGGCGAATCCCGATTACGCGCTGACGAAGCCGAAGATCAATCGAGTCATCGTGAAGTTCGGCCCACCGTCGGTGACGGAGCTGATGAGCGGAAATGTGGACGCAGTGAGTCATTTCGTCAGGAGCGATGTGGTCACGATCAAGAATGACCCCCGTTTTCGCGTGTACTACGAGGTCTGGGATGACATCAAGAGCATACAAACCATCCTCTGGAATCAACGGAATCCGCTCTTCAGAGATAGCCGGGCGCGTCGGGCGCTGACACTTGCCATCAATCGACGCGAGCTCCTTCGAGTGCTCGACATGTGGGAAAATCTCCCCATCGTCGATGGGGTCTACACCGAGCGTCAATACTGGCAGGGCGAGCTACCTAAAGCGCTCCCGTACGACCGTGTACAGGCGAGTGAGCTGCTCGATCAAGCGGGCTGGCGAGACCGTGATGCCAGTGGAATTCGCGAGCGTGATGGCCGGGAGTTCAGCTTTTCCCTGATCGTTACTCCTAGGTGGGAAGCGGCGGCGGTGTACGTTCAGGCCCAGCTCCGCCAGGTGGGCGTACGGGTGAACATCGTGAGGCTCGAGAATCTGGCACTCCGGGCACGGCTTGAGGGCGGGCAATTCGACGCGGCAATCGCCGGCTTTTCTATGACCGTTGACGAGCTGGATCAAAAGGTCCTGGGGTCCAGCTCTGATATCGGCTACCGCAACCCGCGTGTCACCCAGCTGCTCAACGCGGCGCGGAACGCGCGTGATGCCGATGAGCTGGACGACGCCTTTGTCCGCTTGTCGGCGGCAATCGCAGAGGACCTGCCGTTCACCATTCTCGCGCTCAATGTCGAGACCTACGTCGCACATCGGAGAGTGAAGGGGATGAGCAGTCCGTTCAGGGCCAATCCTTTGTGGGCGGCGGAGCACCTGTGGATCGAGGACGATCCCTGA
- a CDS encoding ABC transporter substrate-binding protein — MSRGALVAAAALVALTTLIGACATKDRADETGSTLRIAYFTEDAMNPSWDMHGKFLVFLPLVTLDSLGDPRPRLARSWQHTPDWRTWTVQLRNDVRWHDGVRVTAQDVAFTLELMRHPDVGKAPPDAYRVEVLNDSTYRITTRGGRVGTPLDDWTVYYPKHLLERLPPADFYKWQFWREPVGNGPYRFSRRVAGQMMEFEANPDFFAGRPRIARVMLRFGVGEEQPVPELLAGNVDVLPYFSSMRLPEIARDSRFVTYRAEGSSYNRGIIWNQRTPLFAPAVIRRALTLAIDRRALYRGLNAPGEPTIFDVIYTPRQFRRGELPPPVPFDTAEAVALLERAGWKDTDGDGIRDRDGRRFRFALLATNAEAGDRIAVLLQAQLRRLGIQADLRVVGFSVLDERVRDGDFEAAISRRFPGGQERGPIRYFGPQSPIGYHAPQVVAALQAADTTVDPAAVDALHRRTWPVLSADLPITFIPSGGVVTVAHRRVRGIDRHHIDPAGSAELLWIDRD; from the coding sequence ATGAGCCGCGGTGCACTGGTCGCTGCCGCCGCGCTCGTCGCGTTGACGACGCTCATCGGCGCTTGTGCGACAAAAGATCGCGCGGACGAGACCGGTTCAACGCTGCGCATCGCCTACTTCACTGAAGACGCCATGAACCCGTCGTGGGACATGCACGGAAAATTCCTGGTGTTCCTGCCTCTGGTGACGCTCGACTCGCTCGGCGACCCGCGCCCGCGGCTGGCACGCTCGTGGCAGCACACGCCCGATTGGCGCACGTGGACGGTTCAGCTGCGCAACGATGTGCGCTGGCACGACGGTGTGCGCGTGACGGCGCAGGATGTCGCATTCACCCTGGAGCTGATGCGACATCCCGACGTTGGGAAGGCGCCGCCCGACGCGTATCGCGTTGAAGTGCTCAACGACAGCACATATCGCATCACCACCCGTGGTGGCCGCGTCGGAACTCCGCTCGACGACTGGACGGTTTATTACCCGAAGCATCTGCTCGAGCGGCTCCCTCCAGCGGATTTCTACAAATGGCAGTTCTGGCGCGAGCCAGTGGGCAATGGACCGTACCGATTTTCCCGACGCGTCGCCGGCCAGATGATGGAATTCGAGGCCAATCCAGACTTCTTCGCGGGCCGGCCGCGCATCGCCCGCGTGATGCTGCGGTTCGGCGTAGGAGAGGAGCAACCGGTGCCCGAGTTGCTCGCGGGCAACGTTGATGTGCTACCGTATTTCAGCTCGATGCGACTTCCGGAAATCGCGCGCGACTCGCGCTTCGTCACTTACCGAGCCGAGGGCTCGAGCTATAACAGGGGAATCATCTGGAACCAGCGCACTCCGCTCTTCGCACCCGCGGTGATACGCCGTGCGCTGACTCTCGCCATTGACAGGCGCGCATTGTACCGCGGTCTCAATGCGCCCGGCGAGCCGACAATCTTTGACGTGATTTACACTCCGCGCCAGTTCCGGCGCGGCGAGCTTCCGCCCCCGGTACCGTTCGATACCGCTGAGGCCGTGGCGTTGCTCGAGCGCGCCGGCTGGAAGGATACGGATGGAGACGGGATCCGCGACCGCGATGGCAGGCGCTTTCGTTTCGCGTTGCTTGCGACAAATGCCGAAGCGGGGGATAGAATCGCCGTTCTCCTCCAGGCACAGCTGCGTCGGCTAGGAATCCAGGCGGATTTGCGAGTCGTAGGTTTCAGCGTCCTCGACGAGCGTGTGCGTGACGGCGATTTCGAGGCCGCGATTTCGAGGCGGTTTCCGGGAGGTCAGGAGCGCGGACCGATTCGGTACTTTGGACCTCAATCGCCCATTGGCTATCACGCCCCTCAAGTAGTGGCGGCGCTCCAAGCCGCCGACACCACCGTCGATCCGGCGGCTGTAGACGCGTTGCATCGACGGACGTGGCCTGTGCTGAGCGCCGACCTTCCAATCACTTTCATCCCCTCGGGTGGCGTCGTGACGGTCGCGCACCGGCGTGTGCGCGGCATCGACCGCCATCACATAGATCCGGCGGGTAGCGCGGAGCTGCTCTGGATCGACAGGGACTAG